acaaacatgaccggggcgcctgctgaggaagtactagggcggatcttgcccgttgctaattcctcatcaatatgttgttttagcgcctttgattctgcattggtcatgccgtatatggggccaggagacagtttggcatccgggacaaggtctatagagatgtcatactccctatgtggagggaggaccttaaattcttctttgccaaaaccttagcaaactcatggtactgagggggtaggtctgctaaagggtctgagtctgcttcttcctcggaggcaatttgaacttgttcagggaatgtgactagtccctgttgccaatcaataagaggagcctctgccgttaaccatgtcatgcctagaattgccggggtgttgccaatggggcaaacaagaaatgggatggagtgggtgtggccattggccaagacggtgaggtgaacctggtgccaaatgcaaccagtctgagagatagtaccatctaacattctcacaacttgtggatttttgagttgggtttttggaattttatatttttccacaatcaaaggggagataaagttcaaagtggctcctgagtcaatgagggttttgaggggttctgccagGAATTTTTGGACGTATAGATCAATAAATAACAAGGGTTTCTTATTTGAATCTagagcaagagatacaaattcaacactatctaaattgtccattttggttgggggcttggcagcagtccttgactttattcttttcccaattcctCCTCAGCTATCTTGGCAACCTCTTTGATAGTTGCTTTCCAGCCGttagggcactgtttgatgccatgccctttttgactgcacttgacacaaaggcctgACGCGCGGCgacggtccctttcctctggGGTAACGTAATTAGGGTCTTCcgataggcggacccgttgagtggtagtggtggaggtggaggccgCTGTGACCAGGGACTTAGTGGGTGCCTTTTTTGgccggttctccttgttctcccaacaggtgttgtcaatcttgatggaggcggcaaatatagCCTCCAGTTTGTTGGGGATATTGTcattggtggacaggagttctttaaccttccagtgaaggctgcgtgtgaattgggcaatgtacgcctcttcattccagtcaagttctgccataagattgcggaacttggtgacgtactcagacgtggtggtggtctgagtaagcgcagcaattttcctggcggccgcccgctttgcgtctggatctgcaaaggcttctttgaatttggccgttaaggccgggatggtggttggcgggttacccttgcccttgatgattgccccTATGAGGGGAAGTGCCCAATCggctgccttgtctgtcatgtggtatagtatccacacaaccatctgctcttctttgtcaaattggtccctatgaagggcaacccagagcatcatccaATCAAGCCATTGAGTGGCCTTCCTTCCCCTAGTGTCCCCCTTGTAGGGATTGGGTaattccattttgggccgttTTACTGAGGACCCggaatcaaagggggtgagggagctgagggAGCGTTTAGGCGTTCCCATAGGCTCCTTCTTGGGGGTTCTTCttggctcctcttcttcctcagagtcAAACCCTGTGCCTCTTGATGGCCtaaatggggccttgagtccaggcctaaccgtacCTGGAGTGttggtttcccctcctgtgtGGGTTGGAGGGGTggtaggcccagtcgatgggccaggctgggtttgtttcccttggtccttgttgccaaggAGGTTGGCAgattccttgcatatggctttaagctccgcaagctgttggccttgagatgaaatttgggcttgcaaggacccaacttggttTGTGAGGGCAaggatagcctcaaggagagcggcagtggTCGGCTCCAGTTTCATTCTGGGCAGGTCTTgcggagcgggagatgtgctgcaagagggtggttgggagtgggctggAACAGAACGACGGGAGGAGCGACTAgaaggacgggagtaggggtgagggacgccagagcgtgtggatggaataatgaaacggcgtggggggaatgggtgcctgatacaggacttatgagcggtttttgcgcaagatgttatttgctaactccttgcgtcaagcacctagcgttgaacaatccctacagcaaatcagcagatctggcaattgtgatatgtgcgggttttttgcaagcgggtgtttcagctgtctaggagcgctacttgcagagttctggcaaaactcgtggtatgcgggcaatcagagcctgtcagccttatagcaatttggtactacatgggaccaacgctagtttgattattaatagcaaaaggcgagtccgttcacgtgatttccctcgtgctagtactggaggtcctcttggtgtcaatcaaagcctacagaaagttgattttacaatgttgtgacccaactgtaaggttggtcacacgctagtgggttgggcgcttggggccgtactactacaaacaaggctatacaactactatctaaggctatactaaggttACGTAAGGTAACCGTCTACTTGACTAAACTACtggcaaggggggcttagccctggaggtgtggtgagcgcaataaagggtgagcttctgaactactaagggccggctacttagctggctggggatgatcctcctcaatggtatgagacaaggtaaaatcgacttggtgttcccagttgatttccctgctgtatatatagacaaagcgcactatctacatggtctgtgcgcgtgagagaaagaagtacaaaagacaaatgggaagcatgctgcggggggctgcgcagaagcgtggatacttctaagcgcccttggcacggcatctcggcgcggcatctcggcataaaagcgccgagatcacgtgattgaaaaagtaaagataaagagtccgtaaaaaatactaaaaataatagaaaaaataggcgaatccaatggtataattcttgagggtgtaacagtgCAGGCATGatgtggaacgggttttctgcaagcgggtggatctgctgactagttccgctgacaaagggtgcagtgaccagtggtatgcagacaattagaatccgtctgccttgtagcaatttggtactaggtgggaccaacgctggtttgattattaacagcaaaaggcaagtccaatcacctgatttcccttgtgctagtacaggggaccttcttgtttgttggatctGAGTAGAGTGTGCTttgtgggcacggtttgcaaccaacttaaggtcaattacctagtgtcctagatgtccttaaggggcatcaaggcagcgggcgcttgcagccgtaagtaactaagtataCCACGTAAGGCGGCGGAAGTACTACCTACAataactaactatctaagtacaatggccaaggccgtaagggcggtggcaagctaagTAACTGCAAtgagaaagccgcttaaggcaacaagtacaggtggtggagactaagtagttactggcctaaggccttgtacaatgtagggatgcaacaagaggtaattgacctgggtgttaccatggttggttggcctccttatatattacaagggtggactaattacaaatacatgatgtgcaatattgtatcaaataagaaccccgctccgcagttggtcttactcatgcatatgtgtcactgacatgtcatgatgacgtcataggtggaggtggctacatgtgctgagtaagcgcggatggggatgtggcttggcgcttagtgtatgatataagcgccaatgtcatgtgatcaaaaatgttgtccgttcaactttgtttaaattcaagaaaatgggaataaattccctggtatggagtgtgtctacaacagaatgccagaactctcccttcattatatacatcatacagaacaagggagctgtaaagtacaaaggagaacaatggaatacatactacaaaggtatgggtaactaagagaacaatagaacaatgcaattaaggacatatggtaactaagtaaccagaggacaaagctaacaggctaaacaaagggaccattcacattccatgttgattgctctgccaggggagtcctgcatggcctgtggtcatgttgggaacatcccctggtccatataatttgtaaaatttagataaaatgataatagaatattagggtatctgtgtccatgcctcttgggtcatgacagtatTGGCGTATTTGCCATTTGGTCTTGACCAGGCCAGGAACCAAATTCCTGGTGCACACAATTTGTTTGTTGTAGATGACATCTCTCTGAAGCTGACTCAACTGACTTGCCTTGACTCTTGTAGTATAATAGCAAATGATAGCTCCGGCCTTGGTGTTCAACAATCAATCATTTCCCCCTCTTGGGTTCACTTGAATAGTTTCTCCAAGAGCTTATGGATTGACTAGCAAATAACAAATTTTGCTGATTTATCCCACTTGTGAAAATACAACAAAATGTCAGACATATCATGATAGACCAGCCTGTGCCCAGTATCAATATACATAAATAGCGGTTTGTCAACTTAACTCCTGTCACAATTGTCAGCATTATAGTTGGTGCATTGTAcacatacatagccaccctGCTATTGCTGCTTCAACAGTTGCTCCAGGGACCTACTAGCATGTTAGTCCGCAATTGCATTGATAGGAAGGTTGAGCAGGCAGTATTTTCCTGAAGCAATGGATAGCAGATGACAGGCACCAGTATAAAGCATACGCAGTTTGGAGTTTTGGAAACAAGTTCTGTTGAACCAAGTAAAACAGACAGCTCAAATGTAGATAATGCAGTGTATATAAAGCAAAACTGAGCTTCAAAGGTGATGATTGATAAGTAAATGAACAAGGAAAAAATTCACTGAGGTTTGAGCAGTCTGAATCTATTGTTTATACTGCGTATACAGAGAAAATTCAAAGATAGAATCCATGAGTACATGCAAATGAGAAGGTAAGGGACAATAGACAGGGAGAAACAGTTGGTAGTCTAAAAGTGAGAGAACAATTGTGCAGGACATTGTTGACGCATAGTTGCTGGGACAAGCAACTAAGTGTTATGTTCAACAAGTTCCAATCCTTGCACATCTCATTGGTTGATCAAAAAAAAATTACCAAAATCACAAGACATGCCTTTGCCTGAAGAGAAGCGGTGGGCAATAGTGGGCATGTGTCCTGCAAGGCAGTTGCTGTGCAAAGCAGCTGTAGAGAATCTGAATCTTGTTCCAATCTTGTGTTCTGGGACTCCTATGTCTCACCAAGTTGACTCTGTACCACACGCACATCATTTGGTACATGTTTCTAGAAAATCTGTTGACCAAACTCACAATATTCAGCACGTAGCTAGGTGTCAAAGAAAAGATTGCAGTGGCGTCAAGAGGGAAGTGAGAGTTTGCTGCTTTGTTCTTGTCATAAGGTGGGTTGTAAAACACCCTTGCGTACTAGTGCTCTAGTGTTTGCATATGCTACCCAATTAGAGCGGAGCAAATTAGCTATTGCCGCATGCTCAGACCAAGTCAAGTCTGATAGTGCTGTTCTACCGGGAGCGCCAATTTGTTGGTAAAAGCGGCCATACGCCGTGTGTTTGCCATGAGATTGTCTTCTATAGCTCAGGGTGTGTTCTGGCCATTCTGGGGCTCATGAATCAAAGACAACATAGTTGATTAACATGAACAAATGAAGGCCTCTGGCAGTTAATGAGCGCAGGTTGGGTTGATCTTTAAAAGGAAACGCCTTGAGAAACAAGTAAAAAATCCAAGAGCAGGATCCACGTGATGACAAGCGCGAGCGCCGCTAGCATCAAATCTTTGCACAGCCCAAGGGGTCTCAGCACTGCTTGTAATGCATGGACACAGAATACGAGCACCGAATATCTACCTGTCACCGACAGACATGGTGCTGTGCTAAAGAGCAAGCAGAGGACCCACGAGGAACAGACAAAATGGCTACACGACTCGTATGGGCTCGGCAAGCACCGCCGTTGCCGCACCCACCCAACTCAACCCCGCCTAAACAATAGTTCGAGCCACTACATCTTCTCGAAACGGCAGCAAGTGTCGACCACTAAGAATAGACCATAAGGTTAGCACATCCAATCCGACCGCTAGTAGTTGTAGATGCGCATGGcgctgagtcattcacccaGTAAGCGGAATATTGAGAGAAAGCGACCCAAGGGCTTTTAGCAGAACAACGAGCAAGACGTCTGAGACTACCAAGTGAGTAGAACTTTGCTATCCCCATCAGTCTTGTACTTTAGCTGAAGGACTGCACACCTCGGGTGCAGATAAGTACATAGCCTAGTGAACGACAACAGACCTGACAGCTAGTGAGTAAAGGAGCACTAAGGTACCGATCCTCAGATGGATAGCCCAGGCGAGTGTCAGAACTGGTATGATACGCTTCACCTATTTGCTCATGAAAGGCGGAGCAGATCATGAAGACCTACACGAACAGGCAGAATCCTGCCTCGCTCGGTTTCGACGGTTCGGAAACCTAGACGATATAgacaaggcaatcgaatatGGGGCTCGCGCCCTAGATTTGACACCCAGTGGACATCCAAGCATGTCGTCGCGAATTAGCTGGCTTGGAGTGTACTACGACGAACGGTATCGGCGACTTGGGAACTTGGACGACATAAACAAGTCAATGGAATGCGGTGTCCGTGCGCTTGAACTAGTTTCGGAGAACGATCCAGAACTGTCAGTACTGCTGGGCAATATGGGGATATCCTATGGGATGTGCTATACACGCATAGGGCGAGTGGAAGACCTAGGGAAATCGATCGAGTACTCATCCCGCGCACTTGCCCTCACccccgacggccatcctcACCTGCCGCGCCGAAATTCTGCTCTAGGAGTGGCATACACccatcgatatcgacgcatgggAGATCCAGCCGACCTCGAGAAATCCATCGAGTACAAGTCTCGTGCGCTCGatctcactcccgacggccatcctgacCTGCCACGCCGGCATGCTGCTCTAGGAGCGTCATACACCCATCTATAT
This genomic interval from Rhizoctonia solani chromosome 11, complete sequence contains the following:
- a CDS encoding Retrotransposon-derived protein PEG10, with protein sequence MKLEPTTAALLEAILALTNQVGSLQAQISSQGQQLAELKAICKESANLLGNKDQGKQTQPGPSTGPTTPPTHTGGETNTPGTVRPGLKAPFRPSRGTGFDSEEEEEPRRTPKKEPMGTPKRSLSSLTPFDSGSSVKRPKMELPNPYKGDTRGRKATQWLDWMMLWVALHRDQFDKEEQMVVWILYHMTDKAADWALPLIGAIIKGKGNPPTTIPALTAKFKEAFADPDAKRAAARKIAALTQTTTTSEYVTKFRNLMAELDWNEEAYIAQFTRSLHWKVKELLSTNDNIPNKLEAIFAASIKIDNTCWENKENRPKKAPTKSLVTAASTSTTTTQRVRLSEDPNYVTPEERDRRRASGLCVKCSQKGHGIKQCPNGWKATIKEVAKIAEEELGKE